The following are from one region of the Halodesulfurarchaeum sp. HSR-GB genome:
- a CDS encoding NifU family protein yields the protein MTEETALADRIDSWLSVNMPMIQSHGGTSAIRSVDAETGTIVVELGGACAGCGISHTTEETLQEELTSHFEAISTVTVEYGGEDDWAVDQPENYMGIDRTQGGRGGQGKSRPASDFF from the coding sequence ATGACCGAGGAGACGGCCCTCGCGGACCGGATCGATTCCTGGCTGTCCGTGAACATGCCGATGATCCAGTCCCACGGCGGCACCAGCGCGATCCGCTCGGTCGACGCCGAGACGGGAACGATCGTGGTCGAACTCGGCGGTGCCTGTGCCGGCTGTGGCATCAGTCACACCACCGAGGAGACCCTGCAAGAAGAGCTCACGAGTCACTTCGAGGCGATCAGTACGGTCACCGTCGAATACGGCGGCGAGGACGACTGGGCAGTCGACCAGCCGGAGAACTACATGGGCATCGACCGAACCCAGGGCGGCAGAGGCGGGCAGGGGAAGAGCCGGCCCGCGAGTGACTTCTTCTGA